From a single Pasteurella atlantica genomic region:
- a CDS encoding integrase core domain-containing protein, with product MLLISLFILLLLIQYHYPKPQKSYCTKPNPTQPNTHKNHPKPQWVIDKIIYLKATMGKQAGCRKIANTFNRLHTTEKVGKTFVANTIRKHQYKIQQQRYRIKQKLPLEVAINHTWAMDLSFYSSQMLLGILDHGSRKLLYLQPIKNKSSWMLLGYLCLTIAKYGKPQKVRTDNEIIFNSFVFKTFLKLVNIKKQTTPVASPWCNGRIERLFGTLKPMIKTHYIESYFTLNSFLTLFKYWYNNQRTHQNLKGKTPNEVWYQNNKNRHK from the coding sequence ATGTTACTCATCTCCCTTTTTATCCTTCTATTACTTATCCAATACCACTACCCAAAACCACAAAAATCTTATTGCACAAAACCCAACCCCACTCAACCCAATACCCATAAAAATCATCCTAAACCTCAATGGGTTATTGATAAAATCATTTATCTTAAAGCGACAATGGGAAAACAAGCAGGTTGTAGAAAAATAGCCAATACCTTTAATCGACTACACACTACTGAAAAAGTAGGCAAAACTTTTGTGGCAAATACTATCCGTAAACATCAATATAAAATTCAACAACAACGTTATAGAATAAAGCAAAAATTACCTCTAGAAGTGGCAATCAACCATACTTGGGCAATGGATTTAAGTTTTTACTCCTCCCAAATGCTACTGGGTATTCTCGATCACGGATCTCGTAAATTACTTTATTTACAACCCATCAAAAATAAATCCAGTTGGATGTTACTCGGTTATCTATGCCTAACCATTGCAAAATATGGCAAACCTCAAAAGGTACGCACAGATAATGAAATTATTTTTAATAGTTTTGTGTTTAAAACTTTTTTAAAATTAGTCAATATCAAAAAACAAACTACACCTGTAGCTTCACCGTGGTGCAATGGCAGAATAGAGAGATTATTTGGCACACTTAAGCCGATGATTAAAACGCATTATATTGAAAGTTATTTTACGTTAAACAGTTTTTTAACTCTGTTTAAATATTGGTACAACAACCAACGCACTCATCAAAATTTGAAAGGGAAAACACCAAATGAAGTTTGGTATCAAAACAATAAAAACAGACATAAATAA
- a CDS encoding integrase core domain-containing protein, giving the protein MGNNTGCRKIANTFNRLHNSETVGKTFVANTIRKHQYKIQQQRYKITQKLPREVTINHTWAIDLSFYSSKMLLGILDHGSRKLLHLQPIKNKSSWMLLGYLCLTIAKYGKPQKLRTDNEIIFNSFVFKTFLKLVNIKKQTTPVASPWCNGRIERLFGTLKPMIKTHYIESYFTLNSFLTQFKYWYNNQRTHQNLKGKTPNDVWYQNNKYRHK; this is encoded by the coding sequence ATGGGAAACAATACTGGTTGCAGAAAAATAGCGAATACCTTTAACCGCTTACATAACTCTGAAACTGTCGGTAAAACTTTTGTGGCAAATACTATCCGTAAACATCAATATAAAATTCAACAACAACGCTATAAAATAACACAAAAATTACCTCGAGAAGTCACTATCAATCACACTTGGGCAATAGATTTAAGTTTTTACTCTTCTAAAATGCTGCTGGGTATTCTCGATCACGGATCCCGTAAATTACTTCATTTGCAACCCATCAAAAATAAATCCAGTTGGATGTTACTCGGTTATCTCTGTTTAACCATTGCAAAATATGGCAAACCTCAAAAGTTACGCACAGATAATGAAATTATTTTTAATAGTTTTGTGTTTAAAACATTTTTAAAACTCGTAAATATCAAAAAGCAAACTACTCCAGTTGCTTCACCGTGGTGCAATGGCAGAATAGAGAGATTATTTGGCACACTTAAGCCGATGATTAAAACGCATTATATTGAAAGTTATTTTACGTTAAACAGTTTTTTAACTCAGTTTAAATATTGGTATAACAACCAACGCACTCATCAAAATTTAAAGGGAAAAACACCGAATGACGTTTGGTATCAAAATAACAAATACAGGCATAAATAA
- a CDS encoding integrase core domain-containing protein — MGKNTGCRKIANTFNQLHKSETVGKTFVANTIQKHQYQIQQQRYKIKQKLPLAVAINHTWAMDLSFYSSQMLLGILDHGSRKLLYLQPIKNKSSWMLLGYLCLTIAKYGKPQKVRTDNEIIFNSFVFKTFLKLVNIKKQTTPVASPWCNGRIERLFGTLKPMIKTHYIESYFTLNSFLTLFKYWYNNQRTHQNLKGKTPNEVWYQNNKNRHK, encoded by the coding sequence ATGGGTAAAAATACTGGCTGTAGAAAAATAGCGAATACCTTTAATCAATTACATAAATCTGAAACAGTTGGTAAAACTTTTGTTGCCAACACAATTCAAAAACATCAATATCAGATCCAGCAACAACGTTATAAAATAAAGCAAAAATTACCTCTAGCAGTGGCAATCAACCATACTTGGGCAATGGATTTAAGTTTTTACTCTTCTCAAATGCTACTGGGTATTCTCGATCACGGCTCTCGTAAGTTACTTTATTTGCAACCTATCAAAAATAAATCCAGTTGGATGTTACTCGGTTATCTATGCCTAACCATTGCAAAATATGGCAAACCTCAAAAGGTACGCACAGATAATGAAATTATTTTTAATAGTTTTGTGTTTAAAACTTTTTTAAAATTAGTCAATATCAAAAAACAAACTACACCTGTAGCTTCACCGTGGTGCAATGGCAGAATAGAGAGATTATTTGGCACACTTAAGCCGATGATTAAAACGCATTATATTGAAAGTTATTTTACGTTAAACAGTTTTTTAACTCTGTTTAAATATTGGTACAACAACCAACGCACTCATCAAAATTTGAAAGGGAAAACACCAAATGAAGTTTGGTATCAAAACAATAAAAACAGACATAAATAA
- a CDS encoding hemagglutinin repeat-containing protein, whose translation MNLFLVEKQQNLDSYCVIGVKPDMHKRIGDMYYEQRLIQDQITKLTGRRFALGYYNDLEQYKALLDNGAEFAEQYDIKSGVKLSPSQMRRLTTDLVWLENQEITLADGTKQTVTVPKVYLRSRNTDVNTAGSLISAKYIDLKSGDIDTQGAIVGFDGNTLRANNLNITGKVVGGSVNIDATNKVNIDGGSVTAEDKLFVKGKTVDIKTTTSSYGNGSELSSGTVIDRVAGLHLTGSDKADALNAIVVQTENDINLKGAKITNNAQNKGITQLIAKNGSVNIDTVKTLRKEGFGKLTDKNHRQLSIEQEVGSNINSNTSIVIKAGDKVNIRQGDINSTAGHIGIRGEKGVEISEGRDKERIKGATYDKHKGFLSLSTTKTIRRYDNQNNVAISSNITGKTVAVQSGKDADINITGSNILSDDGTSVEAGGKVTIEAAKNYSRHNDFKQTKKSGFTASLSGGVASIGYGKSRSSLDQKGASTSLTGSIINSRNGNNTVIAGDDLNLIASKVSAGGDVSLRGKNVNLLTGAEENCPVRTTDSSFFNYD comes from the coding sequence ATGAACTTATTTCTTGTAGAAAAACAGCAAAACTTAGATAGTTATTGTGTAATTGGAGTAAAACCAGATATGCACAAACGCATTGGTGATATGTATTATGAGCAACGTTTAATACAAGATCAAATTACAAAACTCACAGGGCGTCGTTTTGCGTTAGGATATTATAATGACTTAGAGCAGTATAAGGCATTACTTGATAATGGTGCTGAGTTTGCAGAGCAATATGATATAAAATCAGGGGTTAAACTCTCGCCTAGTCAAATGAGACGTTTAACTACCGATTTAGTATGGTTGGAAAATCAAGAAATTACCTTAGCTGATGGCACAAAACAGACGGTTACTGTACCTAAAGTTTATCTACGCAGTCGCAATACTGATGTTAATACAGCAGGCAGTTTAATTAGTGCTAAATATATTGACTTAAAAAGTGGTGATATTGATACTCAAGGTGCTATTGTTGGTTTTGATGGTAATACGCTAAGAGCAAATAATCTTAATATTACAGGTAAGGTTGTGGGTGGCTCTGTTAATATTGATGCCACGAACAAAGTAAATATTGACGGTGGTTCTGTCACTGCTGAAGATAAGTTATTTGTAAAAGGTAAGACCGTTGATATTAAAACAACAACATCAAGTTATGGCAATGGTAGTGAGTTAAGTAGTGGTACAGTGATTGACCGTGTAGCTGGTTTACACCTAACAGGTTCAGATAAAGCTGATGCTTTGAATGCGATTGTTGTACAAACAGAAAATGATATTAATTTGAAAGGAGCAAAAATCACTAACAATGCTCAGAATAAAGGTATCACACAATTAATTGCTAAAAATGGTTCAGTAAATATTGATACGGTCAAAACTTTAAGAAAAGAAGGTTTTGGTAAGCTAACTGATAAAAATCATCGCCAATTATCTATTGAGCAAGAAGTGGGCAGTAACATTAATTCAAATACCTCTATTGTTATTAAGGCGGGCGATAAAGTGAATATCCGTCAAGGTGATATTAACAGTACGGCTGGTCATATAGGTATTCGTGGTGAAAAAGGGGTAGAGATTAGTGAGGGGCGTGATAAAGAAAGAATTAAAGGTGCGACCTATGATAAACATAAAGGATTTTTATCGTTATCAACCACTAAAACAATAAGAAGATATGATAATCAAAATAATGTTGCTATTTCATCAAATATCACGGGAAAAACAGTTGCTGTTCAAAGTGGTAAAGATGCAGATATTAATATTACAGGGAGTAATATTCTTAGTGATGATGGTACCTCAGTAGAAGCAGGTGGTAAGGTTACTATTGAAGCCGCTAAAAATTATTCTCGTCATAATGACTTTAAACAAACCAAAAAATCAGGATTTACGGCTAGTTTATCAGGCGGTGTTGCCAGCATTGGTTATGGGAAGTCTAGATCAAGCCTTGATCAAAAAGGTGCTAGTACTTCTTTAACAGGAAGTATCATTAATAGTCGTAATGGTAATAATACTGTTATTGCAGGTGATGATTTAAATCTTATTGCTTCTAAGGTTTCGGCTGGAGGTGATGTTAGCTTACGAGGTAAGAACGTTAATTTACTCACTGGAGCGGAAGAAAATTGTCCTGTCCGCACTACGGACAGCTCTTTCTTTAACTATGATTGA